Proteins encoded together in one Schumannella luteola window:
- the pepN gene encoding aminopeptidase N: MPGENLTRLEARDRKAIVDVESYDVTLDLTTGAETFRSTTVVRFTARGATETFIDAITRTVHSVTLNGEKLDPDAVSDGVRIQLSNLLEHNELVVDADAIYTNTGEGLHRFVDPVDGEVYLYSQFEVPDSRRMFAVFEQPDLKASFSFHVTAPANWAVVSNSPTPEPVFAGDSLATWHFEPTPRISSYITALIAGPYQAVHSELTSANGNVIPLGVFARKSLFQFLDADYIFEKTRQGFAYYEEKFGYPYPFAKYDQLFVPEFNAGAMENAGAVTFTETYVFRSKVTDAIKERRVVTILHELAHMWFGDLVTMKWWNDLWLNESFAEWASTIATAEATEWTEAWTTFQAMEKSWAYKQDQLPSTHPIVATIDDLEAVQVNFDGITYAKGGSVLKQLAAWVGIDAFFEGVGNYFRKHAFGNTELKDLLVELEAASGRSLDGWGAKWLETAGVNTLRPALEVDASGTITRFAIEQSAHPDYPTIRPHRLAVGFYSLDGGKLVRTHRHELDIDGESTEVPELTGLARPELILLNDDDLAYAKIRLDEVSLQAAIAHLKDIDEPLARAIVWGAVWDATRDGEAKASDYIRLVLDNIATETESTTIRLSLTQLTQVARSYVAPATRAAAIEEVGDTLWTLAQNAEPGSDAQFQFVKFFANIASTPAHAEVLRALQSGQTRLDGLDIDTDLEWELLEGLVLTGAAGEDEIVTAENRDNTSNGQQAAARARGTVPTEAGKKAALDRALTDEQIPNAILRMLGMGYQHVNDPAVLEPLVAPYFDALESIWKSRSYKIAEYIVVWFYPSALASQALVDTTNAWLDAHPDIPALRRLVQENVAGVERALAAQAVDAA; the protein is encoded by the coding sequence GTGCCTGGAGAGAACCTCACCCGCCTCGAAGCCCGCGACCGGAAGGCCATCGTCGACGTCGAGAGCTACGACGTCACGCTCGACCTCACCACGGGCGCCGAGACCTTCCGCAGCACCACCGTGGTGCGCTTCACCGCCCGCGGCGCGACCGAGACGTTCATCGACGCCATCACCCGCACCGTGCACTCCGTCACCCTCAACGGCGAGAAGCTCGACCCGGATGCGGTCAGCGACGGCGTGCGCATCCAGCTGTCGAACCTGCTCGAGCACAACGAGCTCGTCGTCGACGCCGACGCGATCTACACCAACACCGGCGAGGGCCTGCACCGCTTCGTCGACCCGGTCGATGGCGAGGTCTACCTCTACTCGCAGTTCGAGGTGCCCGACAGCCGCCGCATGTTCGCGGTCTTCGAGCAGCCCGACCTCAAGGCGAGCTTCAGCTTCCACGTCACCGCGCCCGCCAACTGGGCCGTCGTCAGCAACTCCCCCACGCCCGAGCCGGTCTTCGCGGGCGACAGCCTCGCCACCTGGCACTTCGAGCCCACGCCGCGCATCTCGAGCTACATCACCGCGCTCATCGCCGGCCCGTACCAGGCCGTGCACAGCGAGCTCACGAGCGCGAACGGCAACGTCATCCCGCTCGGCGTCTTCGCCCGCAAGTCGCTGTTCCAGTTCCTGGATGCCGACTACATCTTCGAGAAGACCCGCCAGGGCTTCGCCTACTACGAGGAGAAGTTCGGCTACCCGTACCCCTTCGCGAAGTACGACCAGCTCTTCGTGCCGGAGTTCAACGCCGGCGCCATGGAGAACGCGGGCGCGGTCACCTTCACCGAGACCTACGTCTTCCGCTCGAAGGTGACCGACGCCATCAAGGAGCGTCGCGTCGTCACGATCCTGCACGAGCTCGCTCACATGTGGTTCGGCGACCTCGTGACCATGAAGTGGTGGAACGACCTCTGGCTCAACGAGTCGTTCGCCGAGTGGGCATCCACCATCGCCACCGCCGAGGCCACCGAGTGGACCGAGGCGTGGACCACGTTCCAGGCCATGGAGAAGAGCTGGGCCTACAAGCAGGACCAGCTGCCCTCGACCCACCCGATCGTCGCCACCATCGACGACCTCGAGGCGGTGCAGGTCAACTTCGACGGCATCACCTATGCCAAGGGCGGGTCGGTGCTGAAGCAGCTCGCCGCCTGGGTCGGCATCGACGCGTTCTTCGAGGGTGTCGGCAACTACTTCCGCAAGCACGCCTTCGGCAACACCGAGCTGAAGGACCTGCTGGTCGAGCTGGAGGCCGCCAGCGGTCGCTCGCTCGACGGCTGGGGCGCGAAGTGGCTCGAGACGGCCGGCGTGAACACGCTGCGTCCCGCGCTGGAGGTCGACGCCTCGGGCACCATCACGCGCTTCGCGATCGAGCAGAGCGCCCACCCGGACTACCCCACCATCCGCCCGCACCGTCTCGCGGTCGGCTTCTACTCGCTCGACGGCGGCAAGCTCGTGCGCACCCACCGCCACGAGCTCGACATCGACGGCGAGTCGACCGAGGTGCCCGAGCTGACCGGGCTCGCGCGTCCCGAGCTGATCCTGCTCAACGACGACGACCTCGCCTACGCGAAGATCCGCCTCGACGAGGTCTCGCTCCAGGCCGCGATCGCGCACCTGAAGGACATCGACGAGCCGCTCGCGCGGGCGATCGTGTGGGGCGCGGTGTGGGATGCGACCCGCGACGGCGAGGCGAAGGCGAGCGACTACATCCGCCTCGTGCTCGACAACATCGCCACCGAGACCGAGTCGACCACGATCCGCCTCAGCCTCACCCAGCTCACGCAGGTCGCCCGCAGCTACGTCGCCCCGGCGACGCGCGCCGCGGCGATCGAGGAGGTCGGCGACACGCTCTGGACCCTCGCGCAGAACGCCGAGCCCGGATCGGACGCGCAGTTCCAGTTCGTGAAGTTCTTCGCGAACATCGCCTCGACCCCGGCGCACGCCGAGGTGCTGCGCGCGCTGCAGAGCGGCCAGACCCGTCTCGACGGCCTCGACATCGACACCGACCTCGAGTGGGAGCTGCTCGAGGGCCTCGTGCTCACCGGCGCCGCCGGCGAGGACGAGATCGTCACCGCCGAGAACCGCGACAACACCTCGAACGGCCAGCAGGCCGCCGCCCGCGCGCGCGGCACCGTTCCGACCGAGGCCGGCAAGAAGGCCGCGCTCGACCGGGCCCTCACCGACGAGCAGATCCCCAACGCGATCCTGCGCATGCTCGGCATGGGCTACCAGCACGTCAACGACCCGGCTGTGCTCGAGCCGCTCGTCGCGCCGTACTTCGACGCGCTCGAGTCGATCTGGAAGAGCCGCAGCTACAAGATCGCCGAGTACATCGTCGTGTGGTTCTACCCGAGCGCCCTCGCCTCGCAGGCCCTCGTCGACACGACGAACGCCTGGCTGGATGCGCACCCCGACATCCCGGCCCTCCGTCGCCTCGTGCAGGAGAACGTCGCGGGCGTCGAGCGCGCCCTCGCCGCGCAGGCGGTCGACGCGGCGTAG